The Gossypium hirsutum isolate 1008001.06 chromosome D02, Gossypium_hirsutum_v2.1, whole genome shotgun sequence region TTTTGAGATTTGCCCTTAAGCTTATTAATACAAAGAAACCATACAATTGTTCCTTTGGCGTATGCTACTAGATTTACGAGATGTGAAAGTTTTCAAATAAAAGATGTACACTAAATGGGGtgtaatttgaatatttgatctATAGCTCTCGTAGAaattcttttactttctttttgttttttaatgttataaatacaatgttcatgaaaattttaattaatctcaAACGTGCCTGTGAAAAAAAATGTAGTTAAgaaaacacatatataaataaatagagaataaattaattaaagaattcTCAGTAGATCTGATGATCATGGGTCGGGTTGGGTCgatgtaaaattttaggctcaAGCCTGgctcaaaaaatgggcctaaaattttgtccaagcttaGCCTagattaaaaatactaaattcgAGCTCGACCAAGCCCACCTGTATCAATTTTTTTagattgttatttttatataaaaacatatttaaaaaatataatacattaaatacactaaaaacattaaaatatatgtttcccaacaaattgaaaatacattaaaaaaatctttatacttaaatgtCATTAAGATAGTTGCAATTTAGCAagtaaatgtctttaaaatagtaacaaaattattaataaaataagagttataaatattcaaacaataaaaataaaatagtaataatataataacgaaatgacaacaaaataaaaaaaacgagaTGACAACAAAACAACAATGAAATGTCAACAAAATAGAAAGTTTAGGTTGATTCAAGTCGGGCGTAACCCAGCCCAAAAAATTCAACCTTAAACAGGCCTTATATTTTCCAAATCCATTTTcggatttatatttttacttaaatattctCACTTTTCGAGCCAACCTTCGTCTAATTATCAGTACAGGCATTTCCAAAACGTAATACAAATTAAATCTGCCTATGCACGCATATACGCTTGCTGCAGCTGGAAATAACGAAATCAAAGTCAGCCTGAAAACAAGAGAGGACATGTATATTTGGTTTAAAAGTTAACCTTATAATGACATATCTTGTtcaaaatcttagattttttgtCTCGCTTCAAACTGTCAACTTCTATATAGCACTTCATCATAACATCAATGATCTTCGACTTGGAATTCTCAAGCGCAAATTTTATGGGTACATATATGTGTATGTCTAAAGGAATTTTCCCGTTCTTCTGGTCCTCAATGAAAGAGTCCTTCACATTCGAGTTCAAATCATTCTTCCCTTCCAACGATATGTTGAGCATGGTAACATTCTTGGTGGGTTGCTGAAATTCTGGCCCTGACCCTGAACAAATCCTTGTCCCTTGATATGAAACATCAAACATGCTTCCCTTTTCATATAGGATGCTAATTTTATCATTGGGGTTGTCTGCCTCCACCGAAACCTTAAAGTCCGTTTCCAGGGTATTGTCATTGAGATTGAAACTCTTCACCGCAAATTCCTTAACATCGTAGTTAGGCTTTTGGggattataatataaaataaagaaggCCATTGCCCCAACTAAAcatagaataaataataaaaaacagcaacaacaacaacatacACAACGTAGGCACCATTTGGTTCCTGAACCACGCTGCTCTTTATGGTAGCGGGGGACAGGTTTTTGGCCAGGGTGAGGAGGAGGGTAGTAATAAGGCTGGGGTTGCCCATAGTAATGCGCTTGATCAGGAACATGGGCATGATATGGTTGATATTGGATGCCCATGCTGTGCGGTTGACTATCTCAACGATTAGCCAACCTACCAATTCGTCTTTGTTCTGCCTTTGAAGTACaaatgagaagaagaagaagaagaagaagaagaagaagagacagGTCCCAATCTTCCTCTTCTAGTGTCAACGTTGAAATATGGGGAGAAGATAAAGGAGGTAGGGGCTGGGGAATATGGTTGCCTTTCTTCCCTTTATTTAGGACTTTTGCTGCATATGGATGGATCAAATCAAATATTTCAATCTGTTGACTTTATGTCTCTCTATTTCTGACACCAACCCAATTTTAACCGATTTTCTTGCATGTCAAAGCAAACTAAACAATTCCCCAATGTTGTCCCATTTAAGCCTCAAATAAACTTGCATTGACTGGGCCTTAAAACAACATTGAAATGGTTCTGGGTCTTCTATCCATCAGTTTTAGCCCGCTTTCTTAATATATGGTGGGTAGGAGCAGCAAACATTTAATGGCAGTCATATTAGATCCTAAGTACCCAATTTATTAGCTGCTATATAATTTATTAAGCATAAAACTAGTGTGTAACTAATAAAAATACTTGCCAAAATCTTCACAACATTCATTTATTGCTCTACTTTTGCCGAGCAAATTCGGGAAGTCAGGGATTCACATAAAAAGAAGCCTCTTTCATTTCAGTATTATTGTTGTGCGCCAACTTTAATCACCCTTGTCCatctattatattatattatactattacTGCCTGCCTATGTTAGTGCCACCACAAGCTTGAAGACTCCTGTGACCCATCGCGAGCAAATATCTCCTTCCCCCCTCCCGCACCCTCTTTCATGTGACCTTTTTCTTATGCCAATCCATCTTCCATACTTTTTGCCTGTGATTTGCTTCAATACTCTTCTCTTTTCACCACTCTTTTTAAATATGTTCGTCCACTTCAACATTTTCCTCATCCATACCCCTTTTTTCACTTCCAACCCAGATAACAAGCTCGGCTAACAATAATATAACTAAAGCCATGAAAGCTTCTGCATGTGTTGCTGCAATAATATAACAAACACGTACGTATAATACACGATATCTGATTTCCAATATGTGAAtcacatttttcttcttttttctttttatcatctaaATTTTGTACTGTGAAATCGATCATAGTGACGCAAGTAAAAGGGAAGGGGTGGTCTCAGGACCCATTTCATACCGGGAAAGAAGCAAGCCGACGATGAGAAGGAAGGGAACAGACACTATATCACAAACAAAAATTAGtgaactatttttttttcaaaagtaaaatttatacttttacattatttaaaactttattttgtttcaaaataaattatttaaaaatttatttctaaaattaaaaattcaaaaaataaaactttaattcaaaaaatcatctaaaattgaaattttaaatatttttaaaaaattaaaagtttatttacaaaataaaaaaattattagatatgttttgaatatcttattaagtggatgtccatcatgataaatataaagttttgatatactttaaattctaatatatagttattagaattaaatttctatttttttttatacttcttatacctataaatagagactctgatgaagcattatAATTatccttttgatcaataaagtttattttctgtcactttcatattttttttattctttccatctctctttattttataacacattatcagcacgattctcaatttttttttaaacccacctcattcttatttttcatttgatAACTCCCAAATCAATATAGGAAGTTTAATGTATATACCGTGGAAGAAGAGTAATACAAATTGTTTACAACTCTATATACACTGGAAGAAGAGGAATACAAATTGTTTACAACTCTAGGAAGTTTAATGTATATACTCTGGAAGAAGAGTAATacaaatgaaaaatcaaaaaaatggGTTCCGCATTGAACATTGTGAAtgcaaaaaatattaataatcatTATCACTATGTTAAAGAAATTGATGTGTAATTTTCCAAGTAAAATTATAACAAATCTCAACATTTAATCATAAGTAGAAAAACTTCCCTCTAAACCGctagattatttatttttatatacgtttttttcaattataaacttgattaattaaatattaattctttttcaaaagCAGCCATTACATTTAATTGTAatcaatagaaaaaaaattaaaaagcaaCCATTAAAATGGAAGGAATATATGATTGTAAAAGGTAGAAGAAACCCAGAGAAGCTTTGTGTTCATCTAACACCAtaatgagaaattaaagaagctAGCTAAGACCCAACAATTGTTGGACCCTATGTATTTATTGGAAGCAAGtgataataatttaatgatattatgTGTAATTTAAATTTAGCAAATTAAATATACGTATCtcttaaaaattgtaaattggaTGGTAGAATCGATTCCAGCAACTAGTGTTGTGGTGAGCAAAGCATGCCCAAAAATTTTGAGATGCTacaagaagaataaaaaaaaactccataatagagaaaataataaaataaatgaaaaataaaagcgTATAAATAGCAAAATTACGAGTGAATTAACTTACATGACGAGTGAGAATGGTGCGAACAAAGTGAATTGCAGCAACTACTAAGTATTTTTCCCTTCTCCGAGTCAATAACAAAAATTTTTCTATAGCATTGTTAAGGATAAAATTACACCTGCAAATAATGAAGATAAGATAATTAATGTCTTCAGTTCATAAGCCCAATTTTACAGAACACAACAATTCGCATATGCTTGAGAGAATTTCAGGCTTTGCGATATATACCCCATACATTCCAAATGCACACATCAGGGATTTTAAGAATTTACAAGTCCAAATAAAATCAACCCCAAATCCATGACCGTTTCCTTGCTTTTTTCTGTTGAGCATTTATTAGAACCTGCCCTACAAGACCACATACAAACATCGATAGTTGATACAAAAGTGAACATTGTAGTACTTTGGAGAACATGTAGTGAAGATATAAGGTAAAAATATGGGTTGTTTAATAAAAAAGGACCATACTCTACTATATTCCTACGTAGAGGGGGAATCTGTTGATTTGTACTACAATAAGCTTTCGAGCCTCTActcaagaaaaaagaaacaatacCAAAAATGGCTTAATGCAGTGACTCGCCTCTCAGTATACTTAATTCAAAGTGTGCAATCACACAATCAATAAAATAAACTATGTTTCAAATAGTACTTCgattttattaatacattttagcTTCATTCTTTTGGGAAGGAAACAAATGTACTACAACCTTAGCATGATTAGGAAGCAATTTTCAATATTTGTCTCTCTCGGACATAGGTTATTTTCAAAACTTTTTAATGTATTTGCAGTACCCCTCATAGTTTTTTAAATCCCTTGCTGGTTGATAATACGCAGAGGAGAAttatgttttgaacattactttgATTTTATTAATGCGTTTTAGTTCCCTTTTTgacaaagaaaaaaacaacaaccGAAATCAACAATAGTACTCATCGAATCACCAAGAGAAAATCATCCATATTAAGTCTACTCTTGCACAAGTTTTTTAAATAGATAAGATGGGTACCAATCAAACAAATAGTTTTACTcacttaacaataaaaaaaataacaatcaaacaaaatgaaaaaaatgaaacttaTAAGGCGAAGCAGCAAAGGGCTGCTGATTGGGATGCAGCAGATGTTAGGGAAAAGAGTTAAGGATTTCGGGGAGGGGGGAATTGATTTGGGGAAAACAAGTTggggaaaaaaataaaggaaatggaaaaaaaagatagGGATTTCGGGTGAAAATTAAAGATTTCGGGGAGGGGGAACTGATTTGGGGGAAATGAATTGGGGAAAAAGGGGAAGGTTTTGGGGAAATTACTTAGGGATTTTGGGGAGGGGGAATTGATTTTGGGAAAAAGACCAAGGCATTTTGAGGCTAACAAAATGGCGCCATTTTGcaaaaaataatacatatttgTGGCGTTTAGACAAAAAATGCCACTATTACTCACCTTTTGTGGTGTTTTTCTCATAAATGCCGCTATTACTTTATTTTTTGCGACGTTTTTTTGCTAGAGCCACTAATGTATAACCTTTGCagcattttttgtccaaacgccactaaaaacccCACTAAAGTCCTAATTTCCTGTAGTGAATTGCTTTCTATCATTTTCTAATCCCCTGTTGAATTACTTTCATTATTTTTCTAACCTAGCATTCAAATTGGTTGATTGGCTACCCAAAAATTGACGAAGAAAGAGGGGTTCAAACTTGTGCAGCGATTTGCTTAAAGTTCTTTGGAGGAATCGAATTTAATTTCTCTATCGACTTAAAGTAATCCTAAATTTTATATCacaaattattttatgttatttcctattttttcttaaatactttattataattacatttgacaaataatatgattactattattttactaatttttttttagtttttttagtgattataatgtcaaatcttaCCAAACTTGAATTTGCCGCCTTAGACATCTCAGGCAAAAATTATTTGTCATGGGTGTTAGATGCTGAAATTCACCTAGATGCTAAAGGTCTAAAGAATACTATATAGCAAATAAAGAAGCATCTAAccaatagtgtaacaccccaaacccggcctaggagttatggtcgaatctggcggtgtcataTTGAGGTGTTTAGCATAAAACTTCTTGCCGTTGAAAtccttaaaattaattaatcaatttgttaATAAACGGTGATTCAAAACGGCTTGCTCGTTTCCAAGCTGCATCATTAAAAgctaatcacttttaaaacgttataaattttccaaaatctcatttgtTGTGGAAATGCTGCGAAAACGTGATGTCTTTGAAAACAGTTACCTTTTGAAAACCTGTCCTCTactaaactagcagtttaaaataagtaagcaaaagcctaattaaaaattttaaacaaacataaaagccttattacaaaaacaaaacccaacataaactttaaatttatttaaaagcaATGTAGATCAGCTGCATATAAGCAAATATAAACAAcaacggttgtgtggccacctccgagtccatCGCAGCACCAAACTgcctatggttgaggattacctgtacaaaaaagaaagaaagggtcagtttacgaaaactcagtgtgtaatcccttaccAAACAGTCAGCAAACAACATGCTGTAACAATGTGGGCCTGAGCccagtaacagtacagtgtgggccttagcccaatacagtaacagtgtgtgccttagcccaatacaatatcagtgtgggccttagcctaatacagtatcagtgtgggccttagcccaatacagtatcagtgtggactttagcccaatacagtatcagtgtgggctttagcccaatacaatattagtgtgggccttagcccaatacagtaatagtGTGGGCCTTAACCCAATACAGTAACCAATACAGTAACCAATACAGTACAATAATGCAACCCACCCCAATCTAGCCAACACATCACTCCGttccaccaacacaccatgtgggggtAAAaatgacccacccagccaacacactaaTATCGCAGCATAACTGTCAGTAATAGTATCGCAACAAAACTGTCGGTAatagtatcgcagcaaagctgccaataacagtatacttcctccataacagtatcccaaccccatgcagtatgttatgttataaatcatacgtgtatgcagaatgtcatactcaatcatagtcatacatatcataaagTAAATTAGCCATTTcaactcctaggggtataacaatcattttacctgatgggggtatttcggtcattttaccctttgaaggtattttgtcattttaccctatgagggtatttcagtcattttaccttatgggggtatttcagtcattttatcctttgggggtatttcaatcattttaccctttg contains the following coding sequences:
- the LOC107908214 gene encoding NDR1/HIN1-like protein 6; the encoded protein is MGIQYQPYHAHVPDQAHYYGQPQPYYYPPPHPGQKPVPRYHKEQRGSGTKWCLRCVCCCCCCFLLFILCLVGAMAFFILYYNPQKPNYDVKEFAVKSFNLNDNTLETDFKVSVEADNPNDKISILYEKGSMFDVSYQGTRICSGSGPEFQQPTKNVTMLNISLEGKNDLNSNVKDSFIEDQKNGKIPLDIHIYVPIKFALENSKSKIIDVMMKCYIEVDSLKRDKKSKILNKICHYKVNF